AGAGACTTCTTCCCGTACCTCCATTAAGATCCGAAACAGGAGCTTTTCAAACAGAGTGCCTGCTAGGCTGCTCCAGTAACGAAGCATAGTAGTAGACGTACGTGTTAAAATAACATTATGCACCTATATACCCGTCGCGCCAGTAAAGTAGGCGTAACGACTGGAACCAGATCGGCGATTAACTACACTTTTACCCCCTTTTTTTTCTCGCTGAGCCTTTAGCAAAAACAGAGGCTCGATCTGATTGAACACCGTTAGACTGTTACTAAGATCGGACGCAAATAGAATAGTATTGCAGGAAAGAAAAGTTTACTAGCCCCACCATATCACGCACGGTCTCCCGTCACGTGTTTCGACTTTCGACCAAGCCGTGGTTGACGGTGAACACGACCTCTAACTATCGGGCTTGCTCCTCGCTCACTCATCAGTCCTCGCCTCAGCGGCATGTGTCGCGGAGCGCGCTCTTTTCCACCTCACGCTTGGCGACCGGTGACTCCGGTCCTCTGTTTCTCTTCGtataagaagaagaacagaacGTCCCCTCGCTCCCGTATCCACGTCCACGGGGCTCCAGTCTACACGAACGACAGCGCAGCGCACTCGATCGAGCCGTCCCCGATGGAGACCATGTTGGCATCCCTCGTCCCCGCaagcggcacggcggcggcggcggcggctgccggagggctggtcgcggcggcggcggccgcgctcgtCGCGGGGGGCGGCCGACTGGTGGGGCAAAAGGACCGCCTCAACGCGCCCCCAGGTGACCATCCCCACTTACCCTGGCCCCCGTTCCTTCCGGATAGAAATAGAAACCACACTGGTGGAAGCACCGAGCTCTCTCTATTCATGATACATACAAGTACGGTGCGCATACATTATATACTACCacattcatgatgcatgcacgcacgcactcGTACTCGTGAATGCATGATATATCCTATTGTTCTTGTTTCCTAGGtactccatccatttcaaattgtagtttattttggcttttctaagttcgtagatattattatacatctagatatatacactaaatctaggtgcataacaaaaagctaaaaactatgcacctaaaaagccaaaatgacctacaatttgggatggatggagtataaATTATAGTCCTTTTAGTTTCTCTAGTTACATAATTTTTAGCTATGCACTTATATATACgctatatctatatacataatGAATATTATGTACATAGAAAAcgcaaaacaacctataatttggaatagtATATAAATGAATGGGATGAATTGGTCTAATTCTTATTAAAATTTCATAGGACGATTCATATAATCAACCCATTTCAATTTAAAAGTGAATTGATTACACAACAAAATTAACATCCCTCAAATCTCGAATAAGGGGTTGGCCAGGGAAGGTATAGCACTCCTCCTGTTTTTATATAGATGACGTTTAGAATAAAGCTAATTAGTTCATTAGAACTGAAGGAGCATAATAAATCAATTACATTACATTGGCAAACTTTTTCCCATATAAACTCCTTTTTATAATAACAAAAGATAATTATCAATTGGCTATAGGATCaatcatatttttttagaaaaaggaaattgTTTATAGCCTCTACAACCTCACACAATAAAATTTTTTACAACATTCTCAGCTGATAATAAATTGGGAAATGAGTATACACATAGAAGTTACATGTTCGGTCACTCCGCTTGCATATGCGGATGGATGGCCTTGACATTCTTTCTCACATTTATCAGCATGGTTTCTAATGCTACAAAAGGAATTAATAGCTTTCttttggggtggggggggggttTAATGGATTTTCATTAGTCTAAAGTGTTTACTTTATCATATTTATTTTGTGACTGTACTTGAgcatgtttttcattaagagaAAGGAAGCAATACAACCTACATGCTGGACTCACCCAAAAATGGCGAGAGCGGGCTGGAAAGAAGTGTATACTTTATCATTCATTTTGAGTGTTTCAACTTCCCATCTAGAaatgtactactccctccgtcccaaattataggtcgttttagctttgttagattcatagactttattatgcacttagatataccccatgtctagatgcataataatatctatgcatctagaaaagccaaaatgatctataatttggaaccgGTGGAGTAGTATACTATTTCCACGCTCTGCTTCTGTCAACTATACTAGTCAACAGTAGACCACGCACAATACTTTCCGCAGGACATGCCAAATACTTGCAGTGCCCTTGTGGTCAAGCAGATTGACTTTTGGAGTGTTAGTCTGGCAGGAAGAGATAATCTTAGCCAGCTGCGCTAGTGGTTTGAAATTGAGTAGGAAAGGTTGACTTGTGACTCACTCCTTGAGCCAAGTTGGAGAGAAGCCTTCAAACGTCTCTGGTCGCAGTTAACAAGAGATAAAGATAGCAACTCCTTCACACACCACCGAATTCCGCCATGCATGTTATTTGTGGAGGGAACAATGAACTGACAGCAATAACACTATTAAGTGTTCATTATCGCCACTTAATTTCGTCCGCATATTTTGCTCTTACATGAGTGCAGTAGCTCCATTATCTCCCTTAACAGTTAGATCGGCATAGTTCTGATTACGTCATTCAAACAGACATATTTCAAATTCAGTCTTCTTCGAGGTGGAAAATAAACTAAATGTTTGGTTACTTGTTATTGTGGTGTTATCATACAGCTGTTCCTGGTTTACCGATCATTGGGAACCTTCATCAGCTGAAAGAAAAAAAGCCTCATCAGACCTTTGCAAGATGGGCCCAAGTCTACGGGCCAATATACACTATAAGAACAGGTGCTTCTTCTGTGGCTGTCCTCAATTCAACAGAAGTTGCTAAAGAGGTAAGTTCGTTCGAAGCTGTGCCTTTTTTCACAATTTTACGTTACTGACTGATATGCCCTTCGGGGCAAGTGTGGCTTGCAGGCTATGGTTGCAAAGTTCTCATCAATATCTACTCGGAAGCTATCTAATGCATTGTCAGTGCTCACTTGTGACAAAAAGATAGTTGCTACAAGCGACTATGGCGACTTCCATAAAATGGTGAAGCGCTATGTAATGGTGAGCATGCTGGGCGCTTCTAGCCAGGTATGGGTTATAACAATTCCAGCACCTGCAGTTTTAATACAAGATTATGAGTGTATAAGTCAAAATCTCTATCAAGTGAGGTGTAAACTGGTGTGATTGCACAAACTTCAGAAACAATTTCGGGGCATAAGGGACATGGTGATTGATAACATGCTAAGCACTTTCCACACATTGGTGACTGATGATCCCAAAGCTGCTCTGAACTTCCGGGAAGTTTTCAAGAATGAGCTGTTCCGCCTATCCTTAATTCAGGTAAGTCTACATTTACTGATTTACTGTTCTTGCCAGTAATTCTCTATAACTGTTAGTAGCCCTTTCTGGATGTTAACTGTCAGCCTATCCCAGATAACCTGTCTCCTGCAATTACTACAAAATATATAGAATGTATGAAGGATTCGTTTAGTTACTTGTATATTGAGAACGTGTGCTGTAAATTCAGGCTTTAGGTGAGGATATGAGCTCGGTCTACGTAGAAGAGTTTGGGAAAACTATATCAAAGGAGGAAATCTACCAGACCACTGTGGTTGACCTGATGATGTGTGCTCTTGCGGTCGATTGGAGGGATTTCTTCCCATACCTCCGTTGGATTTCAAACAGGAACTTTGAAACAAAAGTGAGTACAACAGAAGCTAGGCGAACTGCAGTGATACGAGCCTTGATCAATCAGCAGAAGAAAAGAATCGCACGCGGAGAGGTATGTAATACTTAGTCTACTTTGACAGTAAAGTTTGTTCTCGAGTTATTGAATTAATTATCAGTCTCTGATTACAGGCTCGGGTATCCTATCTGGACTTCCTGGTAGCACAGAATACACTGACTGATGAGCAAGTGACAACACTGGTCTGGGAGGCAGTCATAGAAGCTGCAGATACTACTCTTGTCACAACCGAATGGGCCATGTATGAGCTCTGCAAGAACCAAGAAAAACAGGTACATTTGGAAGTTTATTTTTTCACTGGTTTCTGGAGCTACATACATATTGCTAATCACATCGATTGTGCACATCAGGAACGTCTTTTCGAGGAAATTCAAGAGGTATGCGGCGATGAGACAGTCACTGAGGATGACCTCCCACGGTTGCCTTACTTGAATGCGGTGTTCCATGAGACCCTTAGGCGTCATCCTCCAGTTTCACTAGTGCCTCCACGATTTGTCCATGAGAACACCACCTTGGCTGGCTATGACATTCCAGCCGGCACAGAGGTAATCATCACAACAATTGGGTGCTGACATCAGAGTTCTAATGCATTTGCGTAAAAATGTGTGATTGCTGACATGACAATATCTCTAATCATTCCAGCTGATCATCAACCTTTACGGATGCAACATGAACAAGAATGATTGGGACGAGCCCGAGGAATGGAAGCCAGAGCGGTTTCTGGATGGGAGGTTTGAGCAGGCGGACATGTTTAAGACCATGGCCTTCGGCGCCGGGAGGAGGGCCTGCGCTGGCGCCACGCAGGCGACGAACATCGCGTGCACGGCCATCGCGAGGTTCGTGCAGGACTTCGCCTGGAGGCTCAAGGAAGGCGACGAGGACAAGGACGACACCATCCAGCTTACGACCAACAGGCTTTACCCGTTGCACGTGTACCTCACACCGAGAGGAAGGAAATAAGCGGCTGTCACTCCTGGGCAGGTTGCTTGACGGTTCTGGTAATTTTGCTGTTGCGTGTGTGTGGTGAAATGAAGTTCTGGGATGAAAATCTATAGGGTTTTCGTCCGTGGAAAAAATGTCCACCAATACAGTATCATATAGAGCCTGGACATAAAACTTGCAGCATATATAGTGAATAGGTTAATATAGAGCATACAGGTTCATGTTATTGTTACCCTGATGTTTACTTGCTTGGTTCCATGAATGATAATATGATATATGCCGCTATAGTCTTGGTTGCTCCGTTGAACCTTTGTTGCAGAGTGATTATATAGTCCTCCTTTTGAGGAGAAGGGGGGGAGAGCATCCCACCTTTTCATTTATTATGAAGCTTCTTGCAAGGTCATTAAACATAtataggaaaaagtccattttactcttCTCACCTATTCACTTTATCCATCCCACCCCTAACGTAAAAGTTAGCTTAATTTAGTCCCTCCTTCTATTGATACCGGATCAATTTAACCCCTAAGCAGGATTCACAATTGATTTTGTCTACATGGCATGGTTTTGACCGGTCCCTAATCATTTTGACTGCCATGTAATCTGGAGGTCAATAGTGTGACGTGGAAATGTTGCACGTTGCGTCCTGAGCCAAGCCGATCGGAGCCGAAGCGTTGTCGCACGTCGAACTAGCCAGCGCCCATTCGTCACTCGTGCACCATCCGAGCCGAGCCTGGCATCACAGGCTCACAGCCGTGGATGCATCTCGTTAGTTGTAACTTGTAAACTGGAGGCCCAACCAAGCATGCTCATGCTGACGTGCAACTGCAACAAAAAGACAAATAAGGACAAATTGAGTAACTGACTGGCCAGTCTTAGCTGTTCTGCATTATTTGCATTTACAAAGAGCCACACAAAACCATGAAGAAGCACCATTATTCCTTTTGCATTTAGAATTGCCAAACCGATACATAACTTCTTAATTTCTGATACACTTCTGAAACATCATTGTAGTGCCGTAAGTGGAAACAGGAAAATATGCAGTATTTTAGTGCTATCAGGTTAACACTTTTAGACGGCACACCAAAGCTATCAAATACATAGGAGGGATGTATAGAAGTTCAAAATATCACAAAACAAATTATAGCTTATAAAAGCAGTCACTGTCAGTTCACGGCTTCATATTTTGGCTTCCAAAATGCTATCACTTTCACTTGATAGCCTGCAGTGGGCATTCTCACCAATAGCTTTCATAGTAATATGAGGCCTAACACCTACATAATTGGAAAAATGGTAAAATGATCGCAACTTTAAAACTTTTGGTTGATGGTTTCAGTTGACTTCTTCTTGTGTATGTGCTCCAATCTACAGACAGAAATACAATTAAGTTTAACTGTTTAAGTAATGTTGCCACTGGAAGATAACGAAGAGAACCATGTCCACAATGAAAACCTTAATGCCAACATACCTGGAATATTATAGTTACTCTCAAACGCTTTTCACTTGCAGCATTTAGTAGTTGCATTCTTTCTTCTCTTACTAACCTGACACAGCAAACCCATCATAGTTAGTAGAGTAACAAGGCAACGACAAAAAACAGAACAAAAGTGAACAAGAAACAAGGCAACAGAACAAAAAACAGAATATTGTAGTTACTCTCAAACCCAGTTCGCTCTCAAACCCAGTTCGCTATTGATCAAGAACTTAGTCTAGTCTAATATTAGTTTGGTTATGTTTATCAGCTTTGGCTGCCAAAAAAGGACGAAGAAGATACAGTAGTACCAATGACACTAGTATCATAGTATGATGTAGCATACAAGATTCAGGAAAGATCACTAATCGTCCAAATAAACTTACAGGTTGTACCAAACAATGTACTCTAAAGAAATAATGCATGTGCACATACATGTAATTTAAGTCGATCGAGTAATTGGCATCTACATACATGAAAATTCACTTACCATCGTAACTCCACTATTGATGTCAGCATTCAGCAATTCAAGAAATTGGAATAAGTGATTGCATTAAGGAAGCTAACAAGTTTAGGAGCTAACTAAAAGCAAGGCTTGCAGTTAGTCATTGGATGACCATATGAAGACTGACAAAACTAAAGAAGTTGTTACTAACGAAACTGAATCTGAATCTCTACAGACTACATTCGTGATACCTGAGATGGCAAATTTGCAAAAGAATCTCAATCAATCCATCCCTCCAACAAATTAGCCTACCCACCATGCATTTGGAACCCTACAACATCTCAATTAATAATCCATCTCATGGAGAACTTGCCCTACCCACCATGCAGCAACAATCCTAGCTGACTGTCATCCAATATTGCAGAAAAATCAGTACCCTAAATTTCAAATCACTCACCTCAGTCCCGTCATGGTCCACGATCCACCGGCGTCGTTCCAATGGTCCAGTTCCTTTAGCGGCGGAGATGATGAGCAACCATGAGCGGAGAACAGAACTGAGCAGGGAGAGATGGGTGCGATGGGATGTGGTACTTGGGCGGTTCACGTCTCGCAGGAGTTGAGGCGATGCGGCTCGTCTTGGCGATGGCTTGCTCAAGCCATTTCTAAATGTTAAGCGGTGACGAAGCAAAATGGCTCGGCTTAGGCACAAACCTACCACGTCACACACCCAAACAAGTTTGACACTGGTCAAAATCATGCCACGTAGGCAAAAATCGAGCGTGACTCCTGCTTAGGGGTTAAATTGATCCGGTATCAATAGAAGGAGGGACTAAATTAAGCCAACTTTAATGTTAGGGGGTGGGATGGACAAAATTAATAGGTGAGGAgagtaaaatagactttttccttAAACATAAGGTTCAACAATTTTACAAAACCCAACCCAACACAACACAATACCTAGAGAACCGATAGGACAACATGATAGCGCAAAACACCCCCACAATGCAAATCTAGAACCAAAGATTAAGATAAAAAACCAACACACTCAACCATATGGGGGCAAGACACCTTTTCACTGGTCTATGTTACCACCCAACAAAACTATACTCTGTCGATCCCCATTCCGCAACTGTAGAGCATTGAGTTGAAGAGCCAACAAACGACAGTCTTGATTGCGATACCTTGGAAGGCCATCCGGGATCCAATTGACACCCTTCTACGTCCTTTCTGGGAAGGAAACCACAAAGGAGGAAGAGCCATCGAGAGGAGAACGAGAAGATCCAATAGAGGGGATCATGATCCCGCTAACCCAGCATATGATGAGGCAGTGCAATCAAGGAAGGAGGATGTTGACAAAGCAGAGGCGTTGGCAATAAACACTTCCCTACTCAAGGTGGAAGCGAACAATAGGGTGAGGGAGGGTGAGATCTTAACAACAGTACGAACACCTTGGCAGCAGGAGGGAGCAACTCCGGCTTCATTGGGAGCATGCAGCAGTAGCACGTGGGCAGCCTTCATGGAAGAGAACGGCACCCTAAGACGTCACCATTGTTGTTACCGACGCGATGCGGGGCTTGGATTTCTCCTTGCAGTTTCTAGCCCACCTACCGTGGCCGCACCAGCACTAGGATGGGGGAATTTTGACAATGCCTCCACTGAGGAGAGTGGCACCCGCCGTTGTCAAACTCGGCACAAAGCTAGGAGAGGATTTCTCCTTGTAGATTCCGCCTGAGCTGGCTCCCAGAACCATCACCGTGGCACCGTGCGCCACTAGCCGCGTAGTCCAGCGCACAAAGATCGTCGTAGTTGCTAGGGCACGCGCCCGCACGGCCGGGCAGCTCACGAGCTCAAGCCTCCGCAATTACTCGCGGCGGCCTCTCGAGGCTGCAactgaggtggaggtgtggaGCGTCACAGCTGCTGACCATGGTGATCCAGATCTAGCTGACACAGGGGGGAGCTTGgggtggacgagctgctgctgTTGGCCTGATCCAGCCGGCTTTGTGGCAGATCCGTGGGCTGAGCCTCCCGTTGAGCCAAATCCGGCCATCCCCAGCCAGTCCACGCTGAAGCTTCGACCATGCCTAGCTGCGGCAATGACTAGCGAGCACGCGGCGCGACGAAGGTCCCGCCGCCATCGTCAGTGCGGCCCCGCGTGTGGTGGCGAGACCTCGCGCGCCTGGCAGAACCTCGGCCATGGGACCCCGCACACCAGCAAGAGCGGCGTGCCCAGCGAGATCCGGCCGTGGGGATGCCGAGTCTGGCCGCCGTTAGTCCGCTGCCCAGAGCTACTTCTGAACTCCAAAATGTCTCGGGGAACTCGGGGAAGAGGGAAAGAGACCTTGCCGCCGCTGTCCCTGTAGCCGAGTAGGCTTCCACTAGCCTACTCGAGCGGCAGCGAGGGAGAGGGACACGAGAGTATAGATGGCCAAACGGGCGGCCCAGCTCGGCTTGGCACGAGCCCGATTAGGCTTGGCCTAGTTAGGCATGCACAGTAATCGTGCCGGCCCACGTGCCGAAGGAAAAGCCCAAGACCGGCCTGGTGCCTTCTTAGGCGGGCCGTGCCGGCACACTAACCCGGCGAGCCTTAACGGCCTCGCCGTGCCCATGCCCAGCTCGTggcacggctccggctcctccttcTCGGCTGGGAAGGCAGCGGCGAAGGGTCGTGGGAGTAGGCGGCGAAGGGGCGCGGGGAGGCAGCGGAGggccgcgggaggaggcggcgccagaGGGG
Above is a genomic segment from Setaria viridis chromosome 4, Setaria_viridis_v4.0, whole genome shotgun sequence containing:
- the LOC117851887 gene encoding ent-kaurene oxidase 2 produces the protein METMLASLVPASGTAAAAAAAGGLVAAAAAALVAGGGRLVGQKDRLNAPPAVPGLPIIGNLHQLKEKKPHQTFARWAQVYGPIYTIRTGASSVAVLNSTEVAKEAMVAKFSSISTRKLSNALSVLTCDKKIVATSDYGDFHKMVKRYVMVSMLGASSQKQFRGIRDMVIDNMLSTFHTLVTDDPKAALNFREVFKNELFRLSLIQALGEDMSSVYVEEFGKTISKEEIYQTTVVDLMMCALAVDWRDFFPYLRWISNRNFETKVSTTEARRTAVIRALINQQKKRIARGEARVSYLDFLVAQNTLTDEQVTTLVWEAVIEAADTTLVTTEWAMYELCKNQEKQERLFEEIQEVCGDETVTEDDLPRLPYLNAVFHETLRRHPPVSLVPPRFVHENTTLAGYDIPAGTELIINLYGCNMNKNDWDEPEEWKPERFLDGRFEQADMFKTMAFGAGRRACAGATQATNIACTAIARFVQDFAWRLKEGDEDKDDTIQLTTNRLYPLHVYLTPRGRK